Below is a window of Corallococcus silvisoli DNA.
CTGCCCCTGTGCGCGAAGGCCGCGGCCCAGCTGGCGGAGGAGGGCCTGAGCGTGGAGGTCATCGACCTGCGCTCGCTGTGGCCCTACGACTGGGAGCTCATCAAGGCCTCCGTGCAGAAGACGGGCCGCGTGCTCTTCGTCAACGAGGACACCGAGGTCACGAACTTCGGCGAGCACCTGGTGCGCCGCACCGTGGAGGAGCTGTTCTACTCGCTGCTCGCGCCGCCCCGGCTCATCGCCGGCAAGTTCGTGCCGGGCATCGGCCTGGCGGACGCGCTGGAGATGGCGTCCGTGCCGCAGCAGGGCGACATCACCGCGGCCCTGCGCACGCTCTGCCGCGAACAGCCCTGACCCCACCCCGGCCCGGGGGACCCACACCGAATGTCCGGTGCCCCCGCGCCAGAAGCCACCTGGGCCGCCGTTCCTCTTTGGAGGTCCGGCGGCCCTGTCGTTAGAATCCCAACTTCCGTGTCCCAGCCCATCGTCCGCACCATGACCCCCGCCCCTGACGCCAACGCCTTCCGCATCCGCCGCGCGCGCCGTGGCGACGCCGAGGTCATGGCCCAGCTGCTGCGCGAGCTGGGCTACCCCCAGGGCACCGATCAGCAGACAGTGCACTGGGTCATCAGCCATCCGGAGATTGAGATCTTCGTCGCGGGGGATCCGCAGGACCGCGCGGTGGGCATGGTGTCCTTCTCCCACCGGCCGCAGCTGCGGCTGCGCGGGCGCGTGGCCACGGTGGACGAGCTGGTCGTCTCCGAGGGCTGGCGCCGCCGGGGCGTGGGCCGAGCGCTGCTGGCGCAGGTGGCCCAGCGCGGCAAGGTGCTGAGCGTGAAGCAGCTCCAGCTCATCGCCCCCATCAACGTCACCGACGAGACGCGCGCCTTCTACCGGGCGTGCGGCTACGTCGAAGGCGACTCGGGGGTGTTCCGCCACGCCGAGAGCGAAGCCCAGCGGTAGCAGAAAGGGCCCGGCATCCCGGCCGGGCCCCGGGCTTTCAGCGCTTGAAGCTCGCGACGACGCGGCGCAGGCGCTCGTGGTCCTCTTCGCTCACGTCGATGAACCGCACGCCGATGGCCTCCGCCTCGTCGCGCACCCAGGCGACGATGCCGGTGAGGTGGAACTCCTCGCCATCCACCACCATGGCCAGGCGCACCTGCGCGCCCACGTCGTAGGACTTGCGCGTGCGCAGGCACAGGCCCCCCGCGGACAGATTCAGGGAGTAGGCCCGCAGCGCGCGCGCCGCGTCCTCCGCCTGCTCGAAGCGCACCTCGAACCGCGCCGCCACCCGTTCCTCGGCGCGACGGTTCAAGTACGGGTCTGGCTCCACCGGCCCATCCAGCTTCGTGTTCATGCGCACCCTGACCCCCTCGGTTCTCGAACCAGAAGTGTCGGCTGGTTTCCAGGCCCGGTTCAAGGGCCCCCGTGAGACGGAACGGCTCGTGTAAGTCCCAGGTTACTTCCACGGAGGGGTTTCCGGATGGGTGCGCGTCTCGTGTTGTTGGGTGGGGCCCTGATGCTGGGGCTGTGGGTGGCGGGCTGCGATGGCAGCGGAACTGTCCGTCCGCCGACGGATGGCGGCACAACCCTGGATTCCGGGGCGGACGCCGGTGATTCCGGGACCATCGGCGCAGGGGACGGGGGCGGCCCGTCGGACTTCGCCTGCAACGTGGCGAAGCAGGAGGGCTGCGCGGCGGGCCAGGGCTGCTTCTACACGGACCTGCTGGATGGCGGCACGGGCAGCCAGTGCTTCGCGGGCGCGTGCGATCCCGTGAGCCAGGGCTGCGCGAACGGGCTGCGCTGCACCTACGTGGGCCTGGATGCCGGGACGACGGAGCGCCAGTGCGTCGCCGCGGGCACCGCGGCCGAGGGTGCTCCGTGCACGCTGGCCGCGTCGCCCCCGGGGCAGACCTACGACACGTGCGCGGCGGGCCTGTACTGCAAGGACGAGGCGCAGGCCGACGGCGGCACCGGCTTCTTCTGCCGCAAGCTGTGCCACGCCGCCTCCGACTGCGGCTCCGGCGACTGCAACACCGTGCTGCGCCTGGCCGGCACGCGCGAGCTGCCGCTGGTGTGCGGCCCGCCGTCCGCCCGGTGCGATGCGTTCGCCCAGGACTGTGAGAGTCCGCTGGGCTGCTACCCGGCCGCCAACGGGCCGGTGTGCGCGGGCCAGGGAACGCTGGCCCCGGGCGCCGCATGCGAGTTCAGCAACCAGTGTTCACGGGGAAGCACTTG
It encodes the following:
- a CDS encoding GNAT family N-acetyltransferase, with the protein product MSQPIVRTMTPAPDANAFRIRRARRGDAEVMAQLLRELGYPQGTDQQTVHWVISHPEIEIFVAGDPQDRAVGMVSFSHRPQLRLRGRVATVDELVVSEGWRRRGVGRALLAQVAQRGKVLSVKQLQLIAPINVTDETRAFYRACGYVEGDSGVFRHAESEAQR
- a CDS encoding TIGR02266 family protein produces the protein MNTKLDGPVEPDPYLNRRAEERVAARFEVRFEQAEDAARALRAYSLNLSAGGLCLRTRKSYDVGAQVRLAMVVDGEEFHLTGIVAWVRDEAEAIGVRFIDVSEEDHERLRRVVASFKR